In Castor canadensis chromosome 11, mCasCan1.hap1v2, whole genome shotgun sequence, a single genomic region encodes these proteins:
- the Mink1 gene encoding misshapen-like kinase 1 isoform X7 has translation MGDPAPARSLDDIDLSALRDPAGIFELVEVVGNGTYGQVYKGRHVKTGQLAAIKVMDVTEDEEEEIKQEINMLKKYSHHRNIATYYGAFIKKSPPGNDDQLWLVMEFCGAGSVTDLVKNTKGNALKEDCIAYICREILRGLAHLHAHKVIHRDIKGQNVLLTENAEVKLVDFGVSAQLDRTVGRRNTFIGTPYWMAPEVIACDENPDATYDYRSDIWSLGITAIEMAEGAPPLCDMHPMRALFLIPRNPPPRLKSKKWSKKFIDFIDTCLIKTYLSRPPTEQLLKFPFIRDQPTERQVRIQLKDHIDRSRKKRGEKEETEYEYSGSEEEDDSHGEEGEPSSIMNVPGESTLRREFLRLQQENKSNSEALKQQQQLQQQQQRDPEAHIKHLLHQRQRRIEEQKEERRRVEEQQRREREQRKLQEKEQQRRLEDMQALRREEERRQAEREQEYIRHRLEEEQRQLEILQQQLLQEQALLLEYKRKQLEEQRQSERLQRQLQQEHAYLKSLQQQQQQQQQQQQQQLQKQQQQQQQQLLPGDRKPLYHYGRGINPADKPAWAREVEERTRMNKQQNSPLAKTKPSSTGPEPPISQASPGPPGPLSQTPPMQRPVEPQEGPHKSLVAHRVPLKPYAAPVPRSQSLQDQPTRNLAAFPASHDSDPTVPTPTATPSARGAVIRQNSDPTSEGPGPSPNPPAWVRPDNEAPPKVPQRTSSIATALNTSGAGGSRPAQAVRASAPPPRILCSLHRPRSNSAWQIYLQRRAERGTPKPPGPPDQPPGPPNASSNPDLRRSDPSWERSDSILPASHGHLPQAGSLERNRNRVGASTKLDSSPVLSPGNKAKPDDHRSRPGRPASYKRAIGEDFVLLKERTLDEAPRPPKKAMDYSSSSEEVESSEEDEEEGDGEPPEGSRDTPGGRSDGDTDSVSTMVVHDVEEMAGTQPPYGGGTMVVQRTPEEERSLLHADSNGYTNLPDVVQPSHSPTENSKGQSSPLKDAGSDYQSRGLVKATGKSSFTMFVDLGIYQPGGSGDTIPITALVGGEGGRLDQLQYDVRKGSVVNVNPTNTRAHSETPEIRKYKKRFNSEILCAALWGVNLLVGTENGLMLLDRSGQGKVYGLIGRRRFQQMDVLEGLNLLITISGKRNKLRVYYLSWLRNKILHNDPEVEKKQGWTTVGDMEGCGHYRVVKYERIKFLVIALKNSVEVYAWAPKPYHKFMAFKSFADLPHRPLLVDLTVEEGQRLKVIYGSSAGFHAVDVDSGNSYDIYIPVHIQSQITPHAIIFLPNTDGMEMLLCYEDEGVYVNTYGRIIKDVVLQWGEMPTSVAYICSNQIMGWGEKAIEIRSVETGHLDGVFMHKRAQRLKFLCERNDKVFFASVRSGGSSQVYFMTLNRNCIMNW, from the exons GACCCTGCTGGCATCTTTGAGCTGGTGGAAGTGGTTGGCAATGGAACCTATGGACAGGTGTACAAG GGTCGGCATGTTAAGACTGGGCAGCTGGCTGCCATCAAGGTCATGGATGTCACAGAG gatgaggaggaagaaatcaaacaGGAGATCAACATGTTGAAAAAATATTCTCACCACCGCAATATTGCCACGTATTATGGGGCTTTTATCAAGAAGAGCCCCCCCGGGAACGATGACCAACTTTGG CTGGTGATGGAGTTCTGTGGTGCTGGTTCAGTGACTGACCTGGTAAAGAACACAAAAGGGAATGCTCTAAAGGAGGATTGTATTGCCTACATCTGCAGGGAGATTCTCAGG GGTCTGGCCCATCTTCATGCCCACAAGGTGATCCATCGAGACATCAAGGGGCAGAATGTGCTGCTGACAGAGAATGCTGAGGTCAAGCTAG TGGATTTTGGGGTGAGTGCTCAGCTGGACCGCACTGTGGGCAGGCGGAACACTTTCATTGGAACCCCATACTGGATGGCCCCAGAAGTCATTGCCTGTGATGAGAACCCTGATGCCACCTATGATTACAGG aGTGACATTTGGTCTCTAGGAATCACAGCCATCGAAATGGCAGAGGGAGCTCCCC CTCTCTGTGACATGCATCCCATGCGAGCCCTCTTCCTCATCCCTCGGAACCCACCACCAAGGCTCAAGTCCAAGAAATG GTCTAAGAAGTTCATTGACTTCATTGACACATGTCTCATCAAGACTTACCTGAGCCGCCCACCAACAGAGCAGCTACTCAAGTTTCCCTTCATCCGAGACCAGCCCACGGAGCGGCAGGTCCGCATCCAGCTCAAGGACCACATTGATCGGTCCCGGAAGAAGCGGGGTGAGAAAG AGGAGACAGAATATGAGTACAGTGGCAGTGAAGAAGAAGATGACAGCCATGGAGAggaaggagagccaag CTCCATCATGAATGTGCCTGGGGAGTCCACACTACGCCGAGAATTCCTTCGGCTCCAACAGGAGAATAAGAGCAACTCTGAGGCTTTAAAGCAACAGCAACAGCTGCAGCAGCAACAACAGCGAGACCCAGAGGCGCACATCAAACACCTGCTACACCAGCGGCAACGCCGCATAGAGGAGCAGAAAGAAGAGCGGCGGCGCGTGGAAGAG CAACAGCGGCGGGAGCGGGAGCAGAGGAAGCTACAGGAAAAGGAGCAGCAGCGGCGGCTGGAGGACATGCAGGCTCTGCGGCGAGAGGAGGAGCGGCGGCAGGCTGAGCGGGAGCAG GAATATATTCGTCACAGGCTAGAGGAGGAGCAGCGACAGCTCGAGATCCTTCAGCAACAGCTGCTCCAGGAACAGGCCCTACTGCTG GAATACAAGCGGAAGCAGCTAGAGGAGCAGCGGCAGTCAGAGCgactccagaggcagctgcagCAGGAGCATGCCTACCTCAAGtccctgcagcagcagcagcagcagcagcagcagcaacaacaacagcaacttcagaagcaacagcagcagcagcagcagcaactccTTCCTGGGGATAGGAAACCCCTGTATCATTATGGTCGGGGTATTAATCCCGCCGACAAACCAGCCTGGGCCCGAGAG GTGGAAGAGAGAACAAGGATGAACAAGCAGCAGAACTCTCCCTTGGCCAAGACCAAACCAAGCAGCACAGGGCCGGAGCCTCCCATCTCCCAGGCCTCCCCTGGTCCCCCAGGACCACTTTCCCAAACTCCTCCTATGCAGAGGCCGGTGGAGCCCCAGGAGGGACCACACAAG AGCCTGGTGGCACACCGGGTCCCACTGAAGCCATATGCAGCACCTGTACCCCGATCCCAGTCCCTGCAGGACCAGCCTACCCGAAATTTGGCTGCCTTCCCAGCCTCCCACGACTCCGACCCCACCGTCCCCACACCCACAGCCACACCCAGTGCCCGGGGAGCTGTCATCCGCCAGAATTCAGATCCCACCTCTGAAGGGCCTGGCCCCAGCCCGAACCCCCCAGCCTGGGTCCGACCAGATAATGAGGCCCCACCCAAG GTGCCTCAGAGGACCTCGTCTATTGCCACTGCCCTTAACACCAGTGGGGCCGGAGGGTCCCGACCAGCTCAGGCTGTCCGTGCCAG CGCCCCCCCTCCCCGCATCCTGTGCTCCCTCCACAGACCTCGCAGCAACTCCGCCTGGCAAATCTATCTGCAGAGGCGGGCAGAGCGGGGCACCCCCAAGCCTCCAGGGCCCCCTGATCAGCCCCCTGGCCCACCCAACGCCTCTAG TAATCCTGACCTCAGGAGGAGCGACCCTAGCTGGGAGCGCTCAGACAGCATCCTCCCGGCCTCTCATGGGCACCTCCCCCAGGCTGGCTCACTGGAGCGAAACCGGAACCGGGTGGGAG CCTCTACCAAGCTAGACAGCTCCCCAGTGCTCTCCCCTGGGAACAAAGCCAAGCCTGATGACCACCGCTCCCGGCCAGGCAGGCCCGCA AGCTATAAGCGAGCGATTGGTGAG GATTTTGTGTTGCTGAAAGAGCGGACCCTGGATGAGGCACCCCGGCCTCCTAAGAAGGCCATGGACTATTCATCATCCAGTGAGGAGGTGGAAAGTAGTgaagaagatgaggaagaaggTGATGGTGAACCACCAGAGGGCAGCAGAGACACCCCTGGTGGCCG CAGCGATGGAGACACAGACAGTGTCAGCACCATGGTGGTTCACGACGTTGAGGAGATGGCTGGGACCCAGCCCCCATATGGGGGTGGCACTATGGTAGTTCAGAGG ACTCCTGAAGAGGAGCGAAGCTTGCTGCATGCTGACAGCAATGGCTACACAAACCTGCCAGATGTGGTCCAGCCCAGTCACTCGCCCACCGAGAACAGCAAAGGCCAGAGTTCCCCCTTAAAGGATGCAGGCAGTGAT TATCAGTCTCGTGGACTGGTAAAGGCCACTGGCAAGAGCTCATTCACCATGTTTGTGGATCTAGGGATCTACCAGCCTGGAGGCAGTGGAGATACCATCCCCATCACAG CCCTGGTGGGTGGAGAAGGTGGTCGGCTTGATCAGCTGCAATATGATGTGAGGAAGGGCTCTGTGGTCAATGTGAATCCCACCAACACCCGggctcacagtgaaactcctGAGATTCGGAAGTACAAGAAGCGATTCAACTCGGAGATCCTCTGTGCAGCCCTTTGGG GGGTCAACCTGCTAGTGGGCACAGAGAATGGGCTGATGTTGCTGGACCGAAGCGGGCAAGGCAAGGTGTATGGACTCATTGGGCGGCGACGTTTCCAGCAAATGGATGTGCTGGAAGGGCTCAACTTGCTCATCACCATCTCAG GGAAAAGGAACAAACTGCGGGTATATTACCTGTCCTGGCTTCGGAACAAGATTCTGCACAATGATCCAGAGGTGGAGAAGAAGCAAGGGTGGACCACCGTGGGAGACATGGAGGGCTGCGGGCACTACCGTGTTG TAAAATATGAGCGTATTAAGTTCCTTGTCATTGCCCTGAAGAATTCCGTGGAGGTATATGCCTGGGCCCCCAAACCCTACCACAAATTCATGGCTTTCAAG TCCTTTGCTGACCTCCCTCACCGCCCTCTGTTGGTGGACCTGACAGTAGAGGAAGGACAGCGCCTCAAGGTCATCTATGGCTCCAGTGCCGGCTTCCATGCTGTGGATGTGGACTCGGGGAACAGCTACGATATTTACATCCCAGTGCAT ATCCAGAGCCAGATCACGCCCCATGCTATCATCTTCCTCCCCAACACTGATGGCATGGAGATGCTGCTGTGCTATGAAGACGAGGGTGTCTATGTCAACACATATGGGCGGATCATTAAGGATGTGGTGCTACAGTGGGGAGAGATGCCCACCTCTGTGG CCTACATCTGCTCCAACCAGATAATGGGCTGGGGTGAGAAAGCCATTGAAATCCGCTCTGTGGAGACAGGCCATCTGGATGGGGTCTTCATGCACAAACGAGCCCAGAGGCTAAAGTTCCTGTGTGAGCGAAATGACAAG GTGTTTTTTGCCTCTGTCCGCTCCGGGGGCAGCAGCCAAGTTTACTTCATGACTCTCAACCGTAACTGCATCATGAACTGGTGA
- the Mink1 gene encoding misshapen-like kinase 1 isoform X11 encodes MDVTEDEEEEIKQEINMLKKYSHHRNIATYYGAFIKKSPPGNDDQLWLVMEFCGAGSVTDLVKNTKGNALKEDCIAYICREILRGLAHLHAHKVIHRDIKGQNVLLTENAEVKLVDFGVSAQLDRTVGRRNTFIGTPYWMAPEVIACDENPDATYDYRSDIWSLGITAIEMAEGAPPLCDMHPMRALFLIPRNPPPRLKSKKWSKKFIDFIDTCLIKTYLSRPPTEQLLKFPFIRDQPTERQVRIQLKDHIDRSRKKRGEKEETEYEYSGSEEEDDSHGEEGEPSSIMNVPGESTLRREFLRLQQENKSNSEALKQQQQLQQQQQRDPEAHIKHLLHQRQRRIEEQKEERRRVEEQQRREREQRKLQEKEQQRRLEDMQALRREEERRQAEREQEYKRKQLEEQRQSERLQRQLQQEHAYLKSLQQQQQQQQQQQQQQLQKQQQQQQQQLLPGDRKPLYHYGRGINPADKPAWAREVEERTRMNKQQNSPLAKTKPSSTGPEPPISQASPGPPGPLSQTPPMQRPVEPQEGPHKSLVAHRVPLKPYAAPVPRSQSLQDQPTRNLAAFPASHDSDPTVPTPTATPSARGAVIRQNSDPTSEGPGPSPNPPAWVRPDNEAPPKVPQRTSSIATALNTSGAGGSRPAQAVRARPRSNSAWQIYLQRRAERGTPKPPGPPDQPPGPPNASSNPDLRRSDPSWERSDSILPASHGHLPQAGSLERNRNRVGASTKLDSSPVLSPGNKAKPDDHRSRPGRPADFVLLKERTLDEAPRPPKKAMDYSSSSEEVESSEEDEEEGDGEPPEGSRDTPGGRSDGDTDSVSTMVVHDVEEMAGTQPPYGGGTMVVQRTPEEERSLLHADSNGYTNLPDVVQPSHSPTENSKGQSSPLKDAGSDYQSRGLVKATGKSSFTMFVDLGIYQPGGSGDTIPITALVGGEGGRLDQLQYDVRKGSVVNVNPTNTRAHSETPEIRKYKKRFNSEILCAALWGVNLLVGTENGLMLLDRSGQGKVYGLIGRRRFQQMDVLEGLNLLITISGKRNKLRVYYLSWLRNKILHNDPEVEKKQGWTTVGDMEGCGHYRVVKYERIKFLVIALKNSVEVYAWAPKPYHKFMAFKSFADLPHRPLLVDLTVEEGQRLKVIYGSSAGFHAVDVDSGNSYDIYIPVHIQSQITPHAIIFLPNTDGMEMLLCYEDEGVYVNTYGRIIKDVVLQWGEMPTSVAYICSNQIMGWGEKAIEIRSVETGHLDGVFMHKRAQRLKFLCERNDKVFFASVRSGGSSQVYFMTLNRNCIMNW; translated from the exons ATGGATGTCACAGAG gatgaggaggaagaaatcaaacaGGAGATCAACATGTTGAAAAAATATTCTCACCACCGCAATATTGCCACGTATTATGGGGCTTTTATCAAGAAGAGCCCCCCCGGGAACGATGACCAACTTTGG CTGGTGATGGAGTTCTGTGGTGCTGGTTCAGTGACTGACCTGGTAAAGAACACAAAAGGGAATGCTCTAAAGGAGGATTGTATTGCCTACATCTGCAGGGAGATTCTCAGG GGTCTGGCCCATCTTCATGCCCACAAGGTGATCCATCGAGACATCAAGGGGCAGAATGTGCTGCTGACAGAGAATGCTGAGGTCAAGCTAG TGGATTTTGGGGTGAGTGCTCAGCTGGACCGCACTGTGGGCAGGCGGAACACTTTCATTGGAACCCCATACTGGATGGCCCCAGAAGTCATTGCCTGTGATGAGAACCCTGATGCCACCTATGATTACAGG aGTGACATTTGGTCTCTAGGAATCACAGCCATCGAAATGGCAGAGGGAGCTCCCC CTCTCTGTGACATGCATCCCATGCGAGCCCTCTTCCTCATCCCTCGGAACCCACCACCAAGGCTCAAGTCCAAGAAATG GTCTAAGAAGTTCATTGACTTCATTGACACATGTCTCATCAAGACTTACCTGAGCCGCCCACCAACAGAGCAGCTACTCAAGTTTCCCTTCATCCGAGACCAGCCCACGGAGCGGCAGGTCCGCATCCAGCTCAAGGACCACATTGATCGGTCCCGGAAGAAGCGGGGTGAGAAAG AGGAGACAGAATATGAGTACAGTGGCAGTGAAGAAGAAGATGACAGCCATGGAGAggaaggagagccaag CTCCATCATGAATGTGCCTGGGGAGTCCACACTACGCCGAGAATTCCTTCGGCTCCAACAGGAGAATAAGAGCAACTCTGAGGCTTTAAAGCAACAGCAACAGCTGCAGCAGCAACAACAGCGAGACCCAGAGGCGCACATCAAACACCTGCTACACCAGCGGCAACGCCGCATAGAGGAGCAGAAAGAAGAGCGGCGGCGCGTGGAAGAG CAACAGCGGCGGGAGCGGGAGCAGAGGAAGCTACAGGAAAAGGAGCAGCAGCGGCGGCTGGAGGACATGCAGGCTCTGCGGCGAGAGGAGGAGCGGCGGCAGGCTGAGCGGGAGCAG GAATACAAGCGGAAGCAGCTAGAGGAGCAGCGGCAGTCAGAGCgactccagaggcagctgcagCAGGAGCATGCCTACCTCAAGtccctgcagcagcagcagcagcagcagcagcagcaacaacaacagcaacttcagaagcaacagcagcagcagcagcagcaactccTTCCTGGGGATAGGAAACCCCTGTATCATTATGGTCGGGGTATTAATCCCGCCGACAAACCAGCCTGGGCCCGAGAG GTGGAAGAGAGAACAAGGATGAACAAGCAGCAGAACTCTCCCTTGGCCAAGACCAAACCAAGCAGCACAGGGCCGGAGCCTCCCATCTCCCAGGCCTCCCCTGGTCCCCCAGGACCACTTTCCCAAACTCCTCCTATGCAGAGGCCGGTGGAGCCCCAGGAGGGACCACACAAG AGCCTGGTGGCACACCGGGTCCCACTGAAGCCATATGCAGCACCTGTACCCCGATCCCAGTCCCTGCAGGACCAGCCTACCCGAAATTTGGCTGCCTTCCCAGCCTCCCACGACTCCGACCCCACCGTCCCCACACCCACAGCCACACCCAGTGCCCGGGGAGCTGTCATCCGCCAGAATTCAGATCCCACCTCTGAAGGGCCTGGCCCCAGCCCGAACCCCCCAGCCTGGGTCCGACCAGATAATGAGGCCCCACCCAAG GTGCCTCAGAGGACCTCGTCTATTGCCACTGCCCTTAACACCAGTGGGGCCGGAGGGTCCCGACCAGCTCAGGCTGTCCGTGCCAG ACCTCGCAGCAACTCCGCCTGGCAAATCTATCTGCAGAGGCGGGCAGAGCGGGGCACCCCCAAGCCTCCAGGGCCCCCTGATCAGCCCCCTGGCCCACCCAACGCCTCTAG TAATCCTGACCTCAGGAGGAGCGACCCTAGCTGGGAGCGCTCAGACAGCATCCTCCCGGCCTCTCATGGGCACCTCCCCCAGGCTGGCTCACTGGAGCGAAACCGGAACCGGGTGGGAG CCTCTACCAAGCTAGACAGCTCCCCAGTGCTCTCCCCTGGGAACAAAGCCAAGCCTGATGACCACCGCTCCCGGCCAGGCAGGCCCGCA GATTTTGTGTTGCTGAAAGAGCGGACCCTGGATGAGGCACCCCGGCCTCCTAAGAAGGCCATGGACTATTCATCATCCAGTGAGGAGGTGGAAAGTAGTgaagaagatgaggaagaaggTGATGGTGAACCACCAGAGGGCAGCAGAGACACCCCTGGTGGCCG CAGCGATGGAGACACAGACAGTGTCAGCACCATGGTGGTTCACGACGTTGAGGAGATGGCTGGGACCCAGCCCCCATATGGGGGTGGCACTATGGTAGTTCAGAGG ACTCCTGAAGAGGAGCGAAGCTTGCTGCATGCTGACAGCAATGGCTACACAAACCTGCCAGATGTGGTCCAGCCCAGTCACTCGCCCACCGAGAACAGCAAAGGCCAGAGTTCCCCCTTAAAGGATGCAGGCAGTGAT TATCAGTCTCGTGGACTGGTAAAGGCCACTGGCAAGAGCTCATTCACCATGTTTGTGGATCTAGGGATCTACCAGCCTGGAGGCAGTGGAGATACCATCCCCATCACAG CCCTGGTGGGTGGAGAAGGTGGTCGGCTTGATCAGCTGCAATATGATGTGAGGAAGGGCTCTGTGGTCAATGTGAATCCCACCAACACCCGggctcacagtgaaactcctGAGATTCGGAAGTACAAGAAGCGATTCAACTCGGAGATCCTCTGTGCAGCCCTTTGGG GGGTCAACCTGCTAGTGGGCACAGAGAATGGGCTGATGTTGCTGGACCGAAGCGGGCAAGGCAAGGTGTATGGACTCATTGGGCGGCGACGTTTCCAGCAAATGGATGTGCTGGAAGGGCTCAACTTGCTCATCACCATCTCAG GGAAAAGGAACAAACTGCGGGTATATTACCTGTCCTGGCTTCGGAACAAGATTCTGCACAATGATCCAGAGGTGGAGAAGAAGCAAGGGTGGACCACCGTGGGAGACATGGAGGGCTGCGGGCACTACCGTGTTG TAAAATATGAGCGTATTAAGTTCCTTGTCATTGCCCTGAAGAATTCCGTGGAGGTATATGCCTGGGCCCCCAAACCCTACCACAAATTCATGGCTTTCAAG TCCTTTGCTGACCTCCCTCACCGCCCTCTGTTGGTGGACCTGACAGTAGAGGAAGGACAGCGCCTCAAGGTCATCTATGGCTCCAGTGCCGGCTTCCATGCTGTGGATGTGGACTCGGGGAACAGCTACGATATTTACATCCCAGTGCAT ATCCAGAGCCAGATCACGCCCCATGCTATCATCTTCCTCCCCAACACTGATGGCATGGAGATGCTGCTGTGCTATGAAGACGAGGGTGTCTATGTCAACACATATGGGCGGATCATTAAGGATGTGGTGCTACAGTGGGGAGAGATGCCCACCTCTGTGG CCTACATCTGCTCCAACCAGATAATGGGCTGGGGTGAGAAAGCCATTGAAATCCGCTCTGTGGAGACAGGCCATCTGGATGGGGTCTTCATGCACAAACGAGCCCAGAGGCTAAAGTTCCTGTGTGAGCGAAATGACAAG GTGTTTTTTGCCTCTGTCCGCTCCGGGGGCAGCAGCCAAGTTTACTTCATGACTCTCAACCGTAACTGCATCATGAACTGGTGA